Proteins encoded in a region of the Benincasa hispida cultivar B227 chromosome 2, ASM972705v1, whole genome shotgun sequence genome:
- the LOC120071857 gene encoding uncharacterized protein LOC120071857, translating to MINRRRSFNQILYYVRFPLMAAQSLTRNLRSSHFHMQSHRPSQPLLFERCCGLPITGELVLRSFPGNRCTRFGLKACVQSPKDNYSNGSLGINAKGPTFVRRSQLLNNVDIDLVDGIDRRYSTTVHEEPQWGNPLTFHDFSSRDKLVVAVDIDEVLGNFVSALNKFVADRYSSNHSVSEYHVYEFFRIWNCSRDEANIRVHEFFKTPYFKTGIWPIPGAQSTLLKLSRFCHLSVVTSRQNAIKEHTLEWIEKHYPGLFQEIHFGNHFALDGESKSKAEICKSLGARVLIDDNPRYAIECAEAGIRVLLFDYENSYPWCKTETEDLPPLVTKVHNWEEVEKQLASCVHSS from the exons ATGATAAATCGTCGACGCTCCTTCAATCAAATACTGTACTATGTTCGATTTCCTTTAATGGCGGCTCAGTCATTGACGCGAAATCTTCGATCGTCTCATTTTCATATGCAATCGCATCGGCCTTCTCAACCATTGCTATTTGAACGGTGTTGTGGATTACCCATTACTGGAGAGCTCGTTCTTCGTAGTTTTCCAGGAAATAGATGCACTCGATTTGGTCTCAAAGCTTGTGTTCAATCCCCTAAAGATAATTATAGTAACGGCTCGTTGGGGATCAATGCTAAGGGCCCAACATTTGTTCGTCGTTCACAGCTGCTTAACAATGTCGATATTGATTTAGTTGATGGAATTGATCGCAGATATTCTACTACTGTTCATGAGGAGCCCCAATGGGGAAATCCTTTAACGTTCCATGACTTCTCTTCCAGGGACAAACTTGTTGTTGCTGTTGACATCGATGAGg TTTTGGGAAACTTTGTCTCGGCTCTTAACAAATTTGTTGCTGATCGTTATTCTTCAAATCATTCAGTTTCTGAGTATCATGTCTATGAATTCTTCAGG ATATGGAACTGCTCTCGTGATGAAG CTAATATTCGAGTTCACGAGTTCTTCAAGACACCATATTTCAAGACTGGAATCTGGCCTATACCCGGAGCGCAGAGCACACTCCTCAAGTTATCGAGATTCTGTCACCTTTCAGTCGTAAC GTCTCGACAAAATGCAATCAAAGAACACACACTTGAGTGGATCGAGAAGCACTATCCAGGGCTGTTTCAAGAGATTCACTTTGGAAACCACTTTGCTCTTGATGGAGAATCCAAATCAAAGGCAGAAATATGCAA GTCCTTGGGAGCAAGAGTGCTAATTGATGATAACCCAAGATATGCAATCGAATGCGCTGAAGCAGGGATTCGAGTTTTACTTTTCGACTATGAGAATTCATATCCATGGTGCAAGACTGAAACTGAGGATCTGCCTCCCTTAGTAACTAAAGTTCACAATTGGGAAGAAGTGGAGAAGCAATTAGCTTCTTGTGTTCATTCTTCTTAA